From a single Nicotiana tabacum cultivar K326 chromosome 8, ASM71507v2, whole genome shotgun sequence genomic region:
- the LOC107794528 gene encoding putative protein phosphatase 2C 42 isoform X3 — protein sequence MNFLPRCWSYSETSESRGGESSSSNTNGGFGKDGLLWFHDIGKYGSGEFSMAIVQANQVLEDQSQIESGPFGTFVGVYDGHGGPDTARYVCDHLFQHFQAETIQRAFLETERGFTSLVSENWNSRPQMATVGSCCLVGAIYQQTLFVANLGDSRVVLGKKVGNTGEIAAIQLSTEHNANIESIRWELKDLHPNDPQIVVLRHGVWRVKGIIQVSRSIGDVYLKHTKYCREPINGKFRVSEPINMPVLLATPSILTHPIHPNDSFLIFASDGLWEHLSNEKAVQIVQSHPRKGSAKRLVKAALHEAAKKREMRYSDLRNIGKKFFIAGIIFFTEHKEYGALVPRTWRNIGVAFPSCKPSCRLILNITFLFNSF from the exons ATGAATTTCCTACCAAGATGCTGGAGTTACAGTGAAACAAGTGAAAGTAGGGGAGGCGAAAGTTCAAGTTCCAATACCAATGGTGGATTTGGGAAAGATGGGTTGTTGTGGTTTCATGATATTGGAAAGTACGGAAGTGGGGAATTCTCAATGGCAATTGTGCAAGCCAATCAGGTTTTAGAGGATCAAAGTCAGATAGAGTCAGGTCCTTTTGGAACCTTTGTTGGAGTCTATGATGGTCATGGCGGCCCTGACACTGCTCGTTACGTTTGTGATCATTTATTTCAACATTTCCAAG CGGAGACAATTCAAAGGGCTTTTCTTGAGACAGAGAGAGGGTTTACTTCTCTTGTTTCAGAAAATTGGAATTCTCGACCACAGATGGCGACAGTGGGGTCATGCTGCCTGGTTGGAGCTATATATCAGCAGACACTTTTTGTAGCAAATCTTGGTGACTCTCGTGTAGTCCttggaaagaaggttggaaacaCTGGGGAAATTGCTGCTATACAGCTCTCAACGGAGCATAATGCCAACATTGAGTCTATTAGGTGGGAGCTAAAAGACTTGCATCCAAATGATCCACAAATCGTTGTTCTTAGACATGGCGTTTGGAGGGTAAAAGGAATAATTCAG GTGTCAAGATCCATTGGTGATGTTTACCTTAAACACACCAAGTATTGCAGGGAACCAATAAACGGAAAATTCAGAGTTTCTGAACCCATTAACATGCCTGTCCTGTTGGCTACTCCATCAATTTTAACACATCCTATACACCCAAATGACTCCTTCCTCATATTTGCTTCTGATGGTCTATGGGAGCACTTGAGCAATGAGAAGGCCGTTCAAATTGTTCAGAGTCATCCTCGTAAA GGAAGTGCAAAGAGGCTTGTTAAAGCTGCTCTCCATGAAGCTGCCAAAAAGAGAGAGATGCGATATTCGGATCTTCGAAACATCGGCAAAAAG TTCTTTATTGCAGGAATCATATTCTTCACAGAACACAAGGAATATGGTGCCTTGGTTCCAAGAACTTGGAGAAATATTGGGGTCGCTTTCCCATCTTGCAAGCCGAGCTGCAGATTGATATTGAATAtcacatttttattcaattcaTTTTGA
- the LOC107794528 gene encoding putative protein phosphatase 2C 42 isoform X2 — translation MNFLPRCWSYSETSESRGGESSSSNTNGGFGKDGLLWFHDIGKYGSGEFSMAIVQANQVLEDQSQIESGPFGTFVGVYDGHGGPDTARYVCDHLFQHFQAASAEGNGVVTAETIQRAFLETERGFTSLVSENWNSRPQMATVGSCCLVGAIYQQTLFVANLGDSRVVLGKKVGNTGEIAAIQLSTEHNANIESIRWELKDLHPNDPQIVVLRHGVWRVKGIIQVSRSIGDVYLKHTKYCREPINGKFRVSEPINMPVLLATPSILTHPIHPNDSFLIFASDGLWEHLSNEKAVQIVQSHPRKGSAKRLVKAALHEAAKKREMRYSDLRNIGKKVRRHFHDDITVIILFLNYDLIYRGVVQDPPLSIRSALEH, via the exons ATGAATTTCCTACCAAGATGCTGGAGTTACAGTGAAACAAGTGAAAGTAGGGGAGGCGAAAGTTCAAGTTCCAATACCAATGGTGGATTTGGGAAAGATGGGTTGTTGTGGTTTCATGATATTGGAAAGTACGGAAGTGGGGAATTCTCAATGGCAATTGTGCAAGCCAATCAGGTTTTAGAGGATCAAAGTCAGATAGAGTCAGGTCCTTTTGGAACCTTTGTTGGAGTCTATGATGGTCATGGCGGCCCTGACACTGCTCGTTACGTTTGTGATCATTTATTTCAACATTTCCAAG CAGCATCAGCTGAAGGAAATGGTGTTGTAACAGCGGAGACAATTCAAAGGGCTTTTCTTGAGACAGAGAGAGGGTTTACTTCTCTTGTTTCAGAAAATTGGAATTCTCGACCACAGATGGCGACAGTGGGGTCATGCTGCCTGGTTGGAGCTATATATCAGCAGACACTTTTTGTAGCAAATCTTGGTGACTCTCGTGTAGTCCttggaaagaaggttggaaacaCTGGGGAAATTGCTGCTATACAGCTCTCAACGGAGCATAATGCCAACATTGAGTCTATTAGGTGGGAGCTAAAAGACTTGCATCCAAATGATCCACAAATCGTTGTTCTTAGACATGGCGTTTGGAGGGTAAAAGGAATAATTCAG GTGTCAAGATCCATTGGTGATGTTTACCTTAAACACACCAAGTATTGCAGGGAACCAATAAACGGAAAATTCAGAGTTTCTGAACCCATTAACATGCCTGTCCTGTTGGCTACTCCATCAATTTTAACACATCCTATACACCCAAATGACTCCTTCCTCATATTTGCTTCTGATGGTCTATGGGAGCACTTGAGCAATGAGAAGGCCGTTCAAATTGTTCAGAGTCATCCTCGTAAA GGAAGTGCAAAGAGGCTTGTTAAAGCTGCTCTCCATGAAGCTGCCAAAAAGAGAGAGATGCGATATTCGGATCTTCGAAACATCGGCAAAAAGGTCCGGCGTCATTTTCATGACGATATAACTGTCATTATTTTATTCTTAAACTATGACCTCATATATAGAGGCGTTGTGCAAGATCCTCCACTTTCTATACGTAGTGCACTAGAACACTGA
- the LOC107794527 gene encoding protein PHOX1-like: MGKPSGKKKSHVKSKSNAGNVKHSKAASEHKSKAFDEDTAVFIKMSQELKEEGNKLFQKRDHEGAMLKYEKAIKLLPRNHIDVAYLHSNMATCYMQMGIRELPKAINECNLALEVAPKYSKALLKRAKCYESLNRLDLALRDVNHVLSIEPNNLTALEIADKVKRGIEEKFLNVEDKKLVLPPPLSTDVVKDNMKKKKNNKFDRKKAVEIKEAKVDGVKEEKTEDKVVVEEKRSVEEEKPATRTVKLVLGEDIRCAQLPVSCSFQLVRDVVQDRFPNLKGALIKYRDQEGDLVTITTTDELRLAESSVDTRGSLRLYITEVSPDEEPMYEAMRVEKDVNLSICTSTIVTKEKRKLDKGPTCPGNWIVQFATLFKNHVGVDCDSYLDLHDTGMKLYSEAMEDTVTNAEAEELFEIASAQFQEMAALSLFNWGNVHMSRARKEVFFTEEGSGESVSEQVKSAYEWAEKEYEMAEMRYEEALRVKPDFYESLLSLGQQQFEQAKLSWYYLIGSKVELETGTCAEILELYNKAEDSIERGIEMWEEMEEQCLNGLSKHDEYKAQLQKRGLEGILKDKPAGEAKEQAENMRSQIYLLWGTILYERSVVEFKIGLPTWEECLEVAVEKFELAGASQTDIAVMIKNHCSNETAMEGFKVDEIVQAWSEIYDTNRWQTGVPAFRLEPLFRRRVSSLHSILENL; encoded by the exons ATGGGAAAGCCCTCagggaaaaagaaaagtcatgtaaaatcaaaatcaaatgcTGGAAATGTGAAACATAGTAAAGCTGCTTCAGAGCATAAATCCAAAGCATTTGATGAGGACACAGCTGTGTTTATCAAGATGTCTCAAGAACTGAAGGAAGAAGGAAACAAGCTCTTTCAGAAACGCGATCACGAGGGCGCTATGTTGAAGTATGAAAAAGCCATCAAATTACTTCCTAGGAATCATATTGATGTTGCCTATTTGCATAGCAACATGGCTACTTGCTACATGCAAATGGGTATTAGGGAACTACCAAAAGCTATAAATGAATGTAACTTGGCACTTGAAGTTGCTCCAAAATATAGTAAAGCTTTGTTGAAGAGAGCAAAGTGTTATGAATCATTGAATAGGCTTGACTTAGCTTTAAGGGATGTGAACCATGTTTTGAGTATTGAACCTAATAATTTGACTGCATTGGAGATTGCAGATAAGGTTAAAAGGGGAATAGAAGAAAAGTTTCTTAATGTTGAAGATAAAAAATTAGTATTGCCACCTCCACTATCTACCGATGTTGTGAAGGAtaacatgaaaaagaaaaagaacaataaATTTGATAGAAAGAAAGCTGTTGAGATTAAGGAAGCTAAGGTTGATGGGGTCAAAGAAGAGAAGACAGAGGACAAGGTGGTTGTGGAGGAGAAGAGAAGCGTTGAGGAAGAAAAACCAGCGACAAGAACAGTGAAGTTGGTTCTCGGGGAGGATATAAGATGTGCACAGTTACCAGTTAGTTGCAGTTTTCAACTTGTGAGAGACGTAGTTCAAGATCGATTTCCAAACTTGAAGGGTGCACTTATCAAGTATAGGGATCAAGAAGGTGACTTGGTTACTATCACAACTACTGATGAGCTCAGGTTGGCTGAATCATCCGTTGATACTCGGGGTTCTTTAAGACTCTACATTACAGAAGTTAGTCCTGATGAAGAACCTATGTATGAGGCAATGAGGGTTGAAAAAGATGTGAATCTCAGTATTTGCACATCAACTATAGTCACGAAGGAAAAGAGGAAACTGGATAAAGGGCCAACATGCCCCGGGAACTGGATTGTCCAATTTGCTACGCTATTCAAGAATCATGTTGGAGTGGATTGTGACTCATATCTGGATCTTCACGATACAGGAATGAAGTTATATTCAGAAGCTATGGAGGACACTGTTAcaaatgcagaagcagaagaGCTTTTTGAAATTGCTTCAGCTCAGTTCCAAGAGATGGCAGCTTTGTCTTTGTTTAATTGGGGAAATGTGCATATGTCTAGAGCAAGAAAAGAAGTGTTTTTCACAGAAGAAGGTTCTGGGGAGTCGGTATCTGAACAGGTTAAATCTGCATATGAATGGGCAGAAAAAGAATATGAAATGGCAGAAATGAGATATGAAGAAGCTCTTAGAGTCAAGCCAGATTTCTACGAAAGCCTTCTTTCACTCGGTCAGCAGCAGTTTGAACAAGCAAAACTCTCTTGGTACTATTTGATTGGTAGTAAAGTAGAGTTAGAGACAGGGACATGTGCAGAGATCTTGGAGCTCTATAACAAGGCTGAGGATAGTATAGAAAGAGGGATCGAAATGTGGGAAGAGATGGAAGAACAGTGTCTAAATGGACTCTCGAAACACGATGAATATAAAGCTCAGTTGCAGAAAAGGGGTTTGGAAGGTATACTTAAAGATAAACCAGCTGGAGAAGCTAAAGAGCAAGCTGAAAACATGAGGTCTCAGATTTACCTGTTATGGGGAACCATTCTCTATGAACGTTCTGTCGTGGAATTTAAGATAGGATTACCAACCTGGGAAGAATGTCTAGAGGTTGCAGTTGAAAAGTTTGAACTAGCTGGAGCATCTCAAACTGATATTGCAGTCATGATAAAGAACCACTGTTCCAATGAAACTGCTATGGAAG GGTTCAAGGTTGATGAGATTGTACAGGCATGGAGTGAAATATATGATACAAACAGGTGGCAAACTGGGGTGCCAGCTTTCAGGCTAGAACCGCTGTTCCGTCGTCGGGTTTCAAGTCTTCATTCTATACTGGAAAATCTTTGA
- the LOC107794528 gene encoding putative protein phosphatase 2C 42 isoform X4 translates to MNFLPRCWSYSETSESRGGESSSSNTNGGFGKDGLLWFHDIGKYGSGEFSMAIVQANQVLEDQSQIESGPFGTFVGVYDGHGGPDTARYVCDHLFQHFQASAEGNGVVTAETIQRAFLETERGFTSLVSENWNSRPQMATVGSCCLVGAIYQQTLFVANLGDSRVVLGKKVGNTGEIAAIQLSTEHNANIESIRWELKDLHPNDPQIVVLRHGVWRVKGIIQVSRSIGDVYLKHTKYCREPINGKFRVSEPINMPVLLATPSILTHPIHPNDSFLIFASDGLWEHLSNEKAVQIVQSHPRKGSAKRLVKAALHEAAKKREMRYSDLRNIGKKVRRHFHDDITVIILFLNYDLIYRGVVQDPPLSIRSALEH, encoded by the exons ATGAATTTCCTACCAAGATGCTGGAGTTACAGTGAAACAAGTGAAAGTAGGGGAGGCGAAAGTTCAAGTTCCAATACCAATGGTGGATTTGGGAAAGATGGGTTGTTGTGGTTTCATGATATTGGAAAGTACGGAAGTGGGGAATTCTCAATGGCAATTGTGCAAGCCAATCAGGTTTTAGAGGATCAAAGTCAGATAGAGTCAGGTCCTTTTGGAACCTTTGTTGGAGTCTATGATGGTCATGGCGGCCCTGACACTGCTCGTTACGTTTGTGATCATTTATTTCAACATTTCCAAG CATCAGCTGAAGGAAATGGTGTTGTAACAGCGGAGACAATTCAAAGGGCTTTTCTTGAGACAGAGAGAGGGTTTACTTCTCTTGTTTCAGAAAATTGGAATTCTCGACCACAGATGGCGACAGTGGGGTCATGCTGCCTGGTTGGAGCTATATATCAGCAGACACTTTTTGTAGCAAATCTTGGTGACTCTCGTGTAGTCCttggaaagaaggttggaaacaCTGGGGAAATTGCTGCTATACAGCTCTCAACGGAGCATAATGCCAACATTGAGTCTATTAGGTGGGAGCTAAAAGACTTGCATCCAAATGATCCACAAATCGTTGTTCTTAGACATGGCGTTTGGAGGGTAAAAGGAATAATTCAG GTGTCAAGATCCATTGGTGATGTTTACCTTAAACACACCAAGTATTGCAGGGAACCAATAAACGGAAAATTCAGAGTTTCTGAACCCATTAACATGCCTGTCCTGTTGGCTACTCCATCAATTTTAACACATCCTATACACCCAAATGACTCCTTCCTCATATTTGCTTCTGATGGTCTATGGGAGCACTTGAGCAATGAGAAGGCCGTTCAAATTGTTCAGAGTCATCCTCGTAAA GGAAGTGCAAAGAGGCTTGTTAAAGCTGCTCTCCATGAAGCTGCCAAAAAGAGAGAGATGCGATATTCGGATCTTCGAAACATCGGCAAAAAGGTCCGGCGTCATTTTCATGACGATATAACTGTCATTATTTTATTCTTAAACTATGACCTCATATATAGAGGCGTTGTGCAAGATCCTCCACTTTCTATACGTAGTGCACTAGAACACTGA
- the LOC107794528 gene encoding putative protein phosphatase 2C 42 isoform X1 — translation MNFLPRCWSYSETSESRGGESSSSNTNGGFGKDGLLWFHDIGKYGSGEFSMAIVQANQVLEDQSQIESGPFGTFVGVYDGHGGPDTARYVCDHLFQHFQASAEGNGVVTAETIQRAFLETERGFTSLVSENWNSRPQMATVGSCCLVGAIYQQTLFVANLGDSRVVLGKKVGNTGEIAAIQLSTEHNANIESIRWELKDLHPNDPQIVVLRHGVWRVKGIIQVSRSIGDVYLKHTKYCREPINGKFRVSEPINMPVLLATPSILTHPIHPNDSFLIFASDGLWEHLSNEKAVQIVQSHPRKGSAKRLVKAALHEAAKKREMRYSDLRNIGKKFFIAGIIFFTEHKEYGALVPRTWRNIGVAFPSCKPSCRLILNITFLFNSF, via the exons ATGAATTTCCTACCAAGATGCTGGAGTTACAGTGAAACAAGTGAAAGTAGGGGAGGCGAAAGTTCAAGTTCCAATACCAATGGTGGATTTGGGAAAGATGGGTTGTTGTGGTTTCATGATATTGGAAAGTACGGAAGTGGGGAATTCTCAATGGCAATTGTGCAAGCCAATCAGGTTTTAGAGGATCAAAGTCAGATAGAGTCAGGTCCTTTTGGAACCTTTGTTGGAGTCTATGATGGTCATGGCGGCCCTGACACTGCTCGTTACGTTTGTGATCATTTATTTCAACATTTCCAAG CATCAGCTGAAGGAAATGGTGTTGTAACAGCGGAGACAATTCAAAGGGCTTTTCTTGAGACAGAGAGAGGGTTTACTTCTCTTGTTTCAGAAAATTGGAATTCTCGACCACAGATGGCGACAGTGGGGTCATGCTGCCTGGTTGGAGCTATATATCAGCAGACACTTTTTGTAGCAAATCTTGGTGACTCTCGTGTAGTCCttggaaagaaggttggaaacaCTGGGGAAATTGCTGCTATACAGCTCTCAACGGAGCATAATGCCAACATTGAGTCTATTAGGTGGGAGCTAAAAGACTTGCATCCAAATGATCCACAAATCGTTGTTCTTAGACATGGCGTTTGGAGGGTAAAAGGAATAATTCAG GTGTCAAGATCCATTGGTGATGTTTACCTTAAACACACCAAGTATTGCAGGGAACCAATAAACGGAAAATTCAGAGTTTCTGAACCCATTAACATGCCTGTCCTGTTGGCTACTCCATCAATTTTAACACATCCTATACACCCAAATGACTCCTTCCTCATATTTGCTTCTGATGGTCTATGGGAGCACTTGAGCAATGAGAAGGCCGTTCAAATTGTTCAGAGTCATCCTCGTAAA GGAAGTGCAAAGAGGCTTGTTAAAGCTGCTCTCCATGAAGCTGCCAAAAAGAGAGAGATGCGATATTCGGATCTTCGAAACATCGGCAAAAAG TTCTTTATTGCAGGAATCATATTCTTCACAGAACACAAGGAATATGGTGCCTTGGTTCCAAGAACTTGGAGAAATATTGGGGTCGCTTTCCCATCTTGCAAGCCGAGCTGCAGATTGATATTGAATAtcacatttttattcaattcaTTTTGA